GGCTGTTGTATTTGCGTCGCCAGTTTTCGATGACGACGCGCGCTTCGGTCAGGGAGAGGAACCACTCCTGCTTGAGGCACTCGTCCTGCAGGCGGTTGTGGAAGCTCTCCACGTGAGGGTTTTGCCAGGGCGAGCCCGGCTCGATGTAGAGGGTTTTGATGCGTTTGGATTCCAGGTAGTCCTTGGTCGCCGTAGCGATAAACTCCGGCCCGTTGTCGGAACGGATGTGCTCGGGAGCACCGTGCTTGGCGATGGCTTTGTCCAAGGCCGCGACGATGTCGGCTGACTTCAGCCCGCGAGCCACCGTCAGGCTGATGCACTGGCGGGTAAACTCGTCGATCAGACTGAGCACCCGCAGAGGCGCTCCATTGTCGGTGCGATCCGCCACGAAGTCCCAACTCCACACGTGCCGCGGATGCGTCGCCGCGGTCGGGATCTTGCCGGTGGACTTGCCCTGACGCCGTTGCCGGGGGCGCGGCGGCTTCACGCCCAGCCCTTCAGCCCGGCGTACCTTTTGTACCAGCTTGCGGCTGACCTGCCAGCCTTCGTTGGCCAGCAGCGCTCGTACGCGACGAT
The window above is part of the Ruficoccus amylovorans genome. Proteins encoded here:
- a CDS encoding IS3 family transposase, whose product is MVSPGHKREAVREVAESGTCSLRAACRYLRLHWSSFCYRAKTATDKMVRLVRAIIAVSRTNPRYGYRRVRALLANEGWQVSRKLVQKVRRAEGLGVKPPRPRQRRQGKSTGKIPTAATHPRHVWSWDFVADRTDNGAPLRVLSLIDEFTRQCISLTVARGLKSADIVAALDKAIAKHGAPEHIRSDNGPEFIATATKDYLESKRIKTLYIEPGSPWQNPHVESFHNRLQDECLKQEWFLSLTEARVVIENWRRKYNSQHPHSRLGFISPDAFAKLWHQTKAVLGSVRPTGSLHQALPQTITQPT